Proteins co-encoded in one Malus sylvestris chromosome 9, drMalSylv7.2, whole genome shotgun sequence genomic window:
- the LOC126581937 gene encoding transcription initiation factor TFIID subunit 9, whose protein sequence is MAGEDEDLPRDAKIVKTLLKSMGVEEYEPRVIHQFLELWYRYVVDVLSDAQVYSEHAGKAAIDCDDVKLAIQSKVNFSFSQPPPREVLLELARNRNKIPLPKSIAGPGVALPPEQDTLISPNYQLAIPKKQPTQAVEEMEEDEEPSEPKPPQEPKPSDVPQNTPQRVSFPLTKRTK, encoded by the exons ATGGCAGGGGAAGATGAGGACTTGCCCAGAGACGCCAAGATTGTGAAGACGCTGCTAAAATCGATGGGTGTGGAGGAGTATGAACCTCGTGTTATTCACCAATTCTTGGAGCTGTGGTATCGATATGTTGTTGATGTGCTCAGTGATGCACAGGTCTACTCCGAACATGCTGGTAAAGCCGCAATTGATTGTGACGATGTCAAGCTTGCTATTCAGAGCAAGGTTAATTTTAGCTTTTCACAACCCCCGCCAAGAGAG GTTTTACTGGAGTTGGCtagaaacagaaacaaaatcCCACTACCGAAATCAATTGCCGGGCCTGGAGTGGCATTGCCGCCTGAACAAGACACATTGATCAGCCCGAACTATCAACTGGCAATCCCAAAGAAACAACCAACCCAAGCAGTGGAAGAAATGGAGGAGGATGAAGAGCCTTCTGAACCAAAGCCGCCCCAAGAACCGAAGCCCTCTGATGTGCCGCAGAACACTCCCCAAAGGGTATCCTTCCCCCTCACTAAACGCACAAAGTGA
- the LOC126633827 gene encoding uncharacterized protein LOC126633827 has translation MAAAAATTSYPYTSQNSSSQRSVAMVLALVSAIVLSPIYTNPRKSSDARYHEAKWSSGFVLPMILAGLIIAIKTTSSSSSSSSATSLSSTRGDSSIPSSDPSWVLRIGSSSWGLAGVLVMLMFVLSWQGSVHEFLWR, from the coding sequence atggctgctgctgctgctactACAAGCTATCCATACACAAGCCAAAACTCATCTTCTCAAAGATCAGTGGCCATGGTGCTTGCTCTAGTATCTGCAATTGTTCTTTCACCTATCTATACAAACCCTAGAAAAAGCAGTGATGCAAGATACCATGAAGCAAAATGGAGCTCTGGGTTTGTTCTTCCCATGATTCTTGCCGGACTTATCATTGCCATCAAAACcacttcttcatcatcatcgaGTTCGTCAGCTACTTCGTTGTCGTCGACTCGAGGAGATTCTTCTATTCCTTCTTCTGATCCTTCGTGGGTTCTGAGAATTGGGAGCTCGTCCTGGGGGCTTGCCGGGGTTTTGGTGATGCTGATGTTTGTGCTTTCTTGGCAAGGTTCTGTTCATGAATTCTTGTGGAGATAG
- the LOC126634210 gene encoding uncharacterized protein LOC126634210 isoform X1 translates to MAYPKFSNVLSFYLATIIAISQFLISILPLLNPITLLITVADLLLSVYFRSCGLCPCTVELDDQTTMHFWVANPRRSQKPALVMLHGYGGNSKWQFIHQVGSLSQRFNLYVPDLLFFGDSYTTRLERTEIFQAKCVAEGLKRLGLDRFSVYSISYGGFVAYWMAEMYPELVEKTVVVSCGIGMTEEQKREQLNKVGSNALNLLVPQSAHDLRLLVNLSVHKPGPSKWVPDIFLRGFINVTYKQHRKEKLELAEHLLRKKKDPDLPILTQETLIIWGDKDEVFPVYLAYQLQRQLGPKSKVEIIKDTGHAVNMDSPTSLNSLITSFVLG, encoded by the exons ATGGCTTACCCAAAATTTTCCAATGTCCTCTCCTTCTACCTTGCAACAATCATAGCCATTTCCCAATTCTTGATTTCAATTTTACCTTTGCTGAATCCAATCACGCTCCTAATCACAGTTGCAGATTTACTTTTATCAGTATATTTCAGGTCGTGTGGTCTTTGTCCCTGCACAGTTGAATTAGATGATCAAACCACGATGCACTTTTGGGTTGCAAATCCTAGGAGGTCCCAGAAGCCTGCCCTAGTAATGCTTCATGGGTATGGTGGCAATTCAAAGTGGCAGTTCATCCATCAGGTGGGCTCTCTCTCTCAAAGGTTCAATCTGTATGTGCCTGACCTACTGTTCTTTGGCGACTCCTATACAACTAGGCTTGAAAGGACTGAGATCTTCCAAGCAAAATGTGTGGCAGAAGGGTTGAAGAGATTAGGGTTGGACAGATTTTCTGTGTACTCCATAAGTTACGGAGGGTTCGTGGCGTATTGGATGGCGGAGATGTACCCGGAGTTGGTGGAGAAGACTGTGGTTGTGAGTTGTGGGATTGGAATGACGGAGGAGCAGAAGAGAGAGCAGCTCAATAAGGTTGGAAGCAATGCATTGAATCTCCTTGTGCCTCAAAGTGCTCATGATCTACGGCTCCTGGTGAATCTATCAGTGCATAAACCTGGCCCTTCTAAGTGGGTCCCTGACATTTTCCTTCGTGGGTTCATCAAT GTGACCTATAAACAACACAGGAAGGAGAAATTAGAGCTGGCAGAGCACTTgctgaggaaaaaaaaagatccaGACCTTCCTATTCTAACTCAG GAAACACTGATAATTTGGGGTGACAAGGATGAAGTCTTCCCTGTGTACTTGGCCTATCAGCTGCAAAG GCAGTTGGGACCAAAATCAAAGGTGGAAATAATCAAGGACACAGGTCATGCAGTAAATATGGATTCACCCACTTCCCTGAATTCTCTTATAACTTCATTTGTTTTAGGTTAA
- the LOC126634210 gene encoding uncharacterized protein LOC126634210 isoform X2 encodes MAYPKFSNVLSFYLATIIAISQFLISILPLLNPITLLITVADLLLSVYFRSCGLCPCTVELDDQTTMHFWVANPRRSQKPALVMLHGYGGNSKWQFIHQVGSLSQRFNLYVPDLLFFGDSYTTRLERTEIFQAKCVAEGLKRLGLDRFSVYSISYGGFVAYWMAEMYPELVEKTVVVSCGIGMTEEQKREQLNKVGSNALNLLVPQSAHDLRLLVNLSVHKPGPSKWVPDIFLRGFINVTYKQHRKEKLELAEHLLRKKKDPDLPILTQAVGTKIKGGNNQGHRSCSKYGFTHFPEFSYNFICFRLIFDLSLLV; translated from the exons ATGGCTTACCCAAAATTTTCCAATGTCCTCTCCTTCTACCTTGCAACAATCATAGCCATTTCCCAATTCTTGATTTCAATTTTACCTTTGCTGAATCCAATCACGCTCCTAATCACAGTTGCAGATTTACTTTTATCAGTATATTTCAGGTCGTGTGGTCTTTGTCCCTGCACAGTTGAATTAGATGATCAAACCACGATGCACTTTTGGGTTGCAAATCCTAGGAGGTCCCAGAAGCCTGCCCTAGTAATGCTTCATGGGTATGGTGGCAATTCAAAGTGGCAGTTCATCCATCAGGTGGGCTCTCTCTCTCAAAGGTTCAATCTGTATGTGCCTGACCTACTGTTCTTTGGCGACTCCTATACAACTAGGCTTGAAAGGACTGAGATCTTCCAAGCAAAATGTGTGGCAGAAGGGTTGAAGAGATTAGGGTTGGACAGATTTTCTGTGTACTCCATAAGTTACGGAGGGTTCGTGGCGTATTGGATGGCGGAGATGTACCCGGAGTTGGTGGAGAAGACTGTGGTTGTGAGTTGTGGGATTGGAATGACGGAGGAGCAGAAGAGAGAGCAGCTCAATAAGGTTGGAAGCAATGCATTGAATCTCCTTGTGCCTCAAAGTGCTCATGATCTACGGCTCCTGGTGAATCTATCAGTGCATAAACCTGGCCCTTCTAAGTGGGTCCCTGACATTTTCCTTCGTGGGTTCATCAAT GTGACCTATAAACAACACAGGAAGGAGAAATTAGAGCTGGCAGAGCACTTgctgaggaaaaaaaaagatccaGACCTTCCTATTCTAACTCAG GCAGTTGGGACCAAAATCAAAGGTGGAAATAATCAAGGACACAGGTCATGCAGTAAATATGGATTCACCCACTTCCCTGAATTCTCTTATAACTTCATTTGTTTTAGGTTAATTTTCGATCTTAGTCTTTTAGTATGA